Below is a genomic region from Escherichia ruysiae.
CGAGACGGTTAAAAACAGCCAGCAGCGAATCAGCCCAGCCCTGAACCATCGTCGACCAATAAGTACGCATAGTAACGGGACAACAAACGCAAACACCAGCGAATGGGTAAACCCGCGATGACCAAAGACATTGCCGTAAGCAACGCCAAATTTAAACGACAATACGTCGGCGTCTGGCAGCATCGCCAGGACGATTCCGGCAAATAACAGACGCGGAGGGATGATTTTCGATCCCAGACCTAAACCAATACAAAGGGGAACGGCGGCGTGAGTAATAACGGTTGGCATGATGATCGCTTCGGCAAAATGTCGACGCTATCAGCATGGATGAAAGCGACGAAGAGGGCAAAGGTCTGAAAAGAGAATCGGCCTGCATACCGGCAGGCCGAAGTGGGATCAGGCAACAACCTGTACGCTGTGCCCTGCAAAACTCACTGTCTGACCGGCGACGATTTTGCAACGTTTGCGTGTTTCAACCGCGCCGTCGACTTTCACCTGGCCTTCGGCGATCGCGATTTTCGCCTGCGCGCCGCTTTCGCTCCAGCCTTCCAGTTTCAGCAAGTCGCACAGCTCAACGTGCGGATGTTTACCTAAAGAAAATGTCGCCATGTTACTCACCCTGTGGATCATGATATTCAACGCACGCCTGGAGCGTGTTTTCAATCAGCGTGGCAACCGTCATCGGGCCAACGCCGCCGGGAACGGGCGTAATGTAAGAAGCGCGCTTAGCCGCTTCTTCAAACACTACGTCGCCCACAACTTTGCCATTTTCCAGACGGTTGATGCCGACATCAATCACAATTGCGCCTTCTTTGATCCAGTCACCTGGAATAAAGCCCGGCTTGCCGACGGCAACGATCAACAGATCGGCGTTTTCTACATGATGACGCAGATTTTTAGTGAAACGGTGGGTCACGGTGGTGGTGCAACCTGCCAGCAGCAGTTCCATGCTCATCGGGCGACCGACGATATTTGATGCGCCAATCACCACAGCATTAAGACCAAAGGTATCAATGTTGTAACGCTCAAGCAGCGTGACGATACCGCGCGGAGTGCAAGGACGCAGACGCGGCGCGCGCTGGCACAGACGACCGACGTTATAAGGATGGAAACCGTCCACGTCTTTGTCCGGGTGAATACGTTCCAGCACTTTGATGTAGTCAATTCCCGCCGGAAGCGGCAACTGCACCAGAATGCCGTCAATGGTGTTGTCGGCGTTCAGCGCATCGATAAGCTCAAGCAGTTCTGCTTCGCTGGTGGTTTCCGGGAGGTCATAGGAGCGGGAGACGAACCCGACTTCTTCACAAGCCTTGCGTTTGCTTGCGACATAAATTTGCGATGCAGGGTTGCTACCCACCAGCACAACGGCCAGTCCTGGCGCCCGCAGTCCGGCCGCAACGCGCGCCTGAACTTTTTGAGCAACTTCAGAGCGCACCTGCTGCGCAATCGTTTTACCGTCAATAATCTTTGCTGCCATCAGAGAGAGGATTCCATCTGTTACGTAGGTCGAAGGGGATGCGTCTATTTTGTCAGAAGCGGGGCGTGCTGTCAGTTTTCGTTTTCTGAAAAGTAAAACCTTCTGTACCTGGCGATAATGATAACCGTCGTTGGTTTGCCGCTGTAGCGAGGTAAATCAGATGCGGTCGTACACTTGTTCAGCAACCGGTTCAAAAGCCATTGACTCAGCAAGGGTTGACCGTATAATTCACGCAATTACACACACATTGTGGTATCAATGCGCCCTTAGCTCAGTTGGATAGAGCAACGACCTTCTAAGTCGTGGGCCGCAGGTTCGAATCCTGCAGGGCGCGCCATTAAAATTCAATCAGTTACGCCTTCTTTATCTCCTCCATAATTCCAGAGTGGGACATATCTGGGACATCATCACCAAAGATGTCGTCTATTTTCCTCGCGTGCTCTGTCAAATGATTAGGCGCAAGGTGAGCATAACTACGCACCATTTCTATGGATTCCCATCCGCCCATTTCCTGAAGCACTGATGAAGAACATCAATGAATGCACCAGAATGAATCCGGTGAGTTAAGTTCAAACTGTAGTACAATTCGCTCCGGTATTAACAGGAAAGAATATGCTATGAACCCTTATATTTATCTTGGTGGCGCAATACTTGCAGAAGTCATTGGTACAACTTTAATGAAGTTTTCAGAGGGTTTTACACGGTTATGGCCCTCTGTTGGTACAATTATTTGTTACTGTGCATCATTCTGGTTATTAGCTCAGACGCTGGCTTATATTCCTACAGGGATTGCTTATGCTATCTGGTCAGGAGTCGGTATCGTCCTGATTAGTTTACTGTCCTGGGGATTTTTCGGCCAACGGTTGGATCTGCCAGCCATTATAGGCATGATGTTGATTTGTGCCGGAGTGTTGGTAATTAACTTATTGTCACGAAGCGCACCACATTAAAAATAATTTCTTTTGAATCGAGTGAAATATGGTAGCCCGTATGTTTATACGGGCTACTTTTTATACTGCGGGTAAATTTTTTTTGGCAAGTGGAGCAGGGGATTACCACATTTGCGTTTTGAACAGTAGCAATAAAGTTTTCGGTGAGAAATGCCGCCAGCATTTTGTGATGAAACGGATATTGGCGGTATAGGTAGGTATTTGATATCGAGAGTTGATAGTTTATAGAAAAATAAAAATGAAATATTAAGTTTGTTTATTTTTAACCTTCGTACACATCGCTGATAAAATGATAACCACCCGCTGAACGGGTGGTTATGCGTAAGTTTAATTTTATAATTTCAGTGAATGTTTACGCTGTAATAATACAAATGATAGTGGACAAAAAGTACAATCAGTTGATAGAGTCACCGTAGGATGCTACTGCCTGAGCGGTGAGTCCCCCGCTCAATACCTGTCTGACTCCATCATTTTTCAGCCAATAATAAATATTATTTTCTTTATTAAAAGCGTAAATTCTACAAATACCGCCAATCTCATTATTTGTATTCCATCCACTATTAGCTACATTGCCCCACTCCTGGTAAAGACCTGCGTTAACTTCTCGCGAGATAATATGACCTGAATTATGATCATTATAATCGTAACTATCGATATCCTGTGCTTCAGGAAATTCTCCGTTCATGCTCTCAACCCATGGTAAAATCTTTTGAATTGAATCATAAGTTTCA
It encodes:
- a CDS encoding metal-dependent hydrolase → MPTVITHAAVPLCIGLGLGSKIIPPRLLFAGIVLAMLPDADVLSFKFGVAYGNVFGHRGFTHSLVFAFVVPLLCVLIGRRWFRAGLIRCWLFLTVSLLSHSLLDSVTTGGKGVGWLWPWSDERFFAPWQVIKVAPFALSRYTTPYGHQVIISELMWVWLPGMLLMGMLWWRRR
- the ybcJ gene encoding ribosome-associated protein YbcJ, which translates into the protein MATFSLGKHPHVELCDLLKLEGWSESGAQAKIAIAEGQVKVDGAVETRKRCKIVAGQTVSFAGHSVQVVA
- the folD gene encoding bifunctional methylenetetrahydrofolate dehydrogenase/methenyltetrahydrofolate cyclohydrolase FolD; its protein translation is MAAKIIDGKTIAQQVRSEVAQKVQARVAAGLRAPGLAVVLVGSNPASQIYVASKRKACEEVGFVSRSYDLPETTSEAELLELIDALNADNTIDGILVQLPLPAGIDYIKVLERIHPDKDVDGFHPYNVGRLCQRAPRLRPCTPRGIVTLLERYNIDTFGLNAVVIGASNIVGRPMSMELLLAGCTTTVTHRFTKNLRHHVENADLLIVAVGKPGFIPGDWIKEGAIVIDVGINRLENGKVVGDVVFEEAAKRASYITPVPGGVGPMTVATLIENTLQACVEYHDPQGE
- the emrE gene encoding multidrug efflux SMR transporter EmrE; the protein is MNPYIYLGGAILAEVIGTTLMKFSEGFTRLWPSVGTIICYCASFWLLAQTLAYIPTGIAYAIWSGVGIVLISLLSWGFFGQRLDLPAIIGMMLICAGVLVINLLSRSAPH